The Nostoc sp. NIES-3756 DNA window AAACTTTGTTGAATAGGCTGTAAATTAAATTTCGTTTTTTGTCTAATATCAAGTATCATATTGTCGCTTCCACAAGTACAGCACGATTTAAAGCCTGAATAAATAACTCTACTGAACCAGAGCCTTTTACTTGGACTTTATTGTTAATAATGAAAAAAGGTACACTGTTGATTCCCTTCAAACGAGAGAATGTTGATTCAGCCAAAATGCTGTCGAAGAAATTATGATTGTTTAACTGATTTCCTAATTCCCTAACATCCATGTGATAGGTTTTACCTATCTCAACTAAAACATCAATATCACTGATATTTAAACCATCTTCAAAATAAGCTTTATAGATTGCCTCTACAACCTGATTTTTGATGTTATCTGGGGCAACAGCAATCAATTGATGAGAACGCTTTGTATTTACAGCTAAAGTTATTTTATCAAAATCAAGCTTAACCCCAGATGCTGCACCTATACGTTGTGTCTCATTAAATAAATTCTGGAGTGCTTCTGGCTGGATACCTTTTCTTTCCTGCATAAAACTACGAAAGTCGTAGCCAGATACAGGCACATTGTCATCCAGTAAAAATGGATGCCAACGAATATTTACCGTTTCTTTTTGCCATTGTGATAAAGCATCAAAAAGGTGTTTTTTACCAATGCGACACCAAGGACAGACTGTATCATGAAAAATGTCAATTAGCATATAAGCATCTAATGAAATCTATTAAATTCGGTATTTTGATTTTCTTTAACTGTATAGGTAACAGGAACTAAAGCATTATCTTCTTGTTGAAAAAAGTCTTTGTTATCTTCAAATTCTTTAATTAAACCTTCTCTATCTTTTTGTTCTACCAACTTAGCCAAGCGTTGATAAGTTTCAGCTAATTCATTAATCGCCTGACATCTTTCTTCTGTGGCTAAGATGATATCAACACATAAATTAGGGTTTTGTTTAAACAAACGCTTGAGTATTTCAATTTCTTGGCGATAACTGGGAGATGACATTAATAAACTGCGTTGTAGATCAATATTTGCTTGCGCTAAAAAAACACCAAGGCTAAGTCTGTAAAAATGTTGTGTTGCTTGCACAAATACCATCATCTGGTCGTGTTCTTCTGGTGTACAGGTAATTAATTCCCCGCCTTGGTTTTGCATGAAGTCCAATAACCATTGAAATGAGTCATCACCACGACCAGAACACACTACTATTTTTTGTCCTGAAAAAGATTGCACACTCGGCCCGAACATAGGATGTAATCCCATTACAGGGCCTTGATGATGTGCCAACATAGCTTGAGTTGGCTGAATTTTAATACTGGTGATGTCACATAAAGCTGTAGTAGAAGAAAGATGTTTAGCCGCACGTTCGATAACAGCAACCGTATGTTCTATAGGAACGGAAACTATGACTAATTCAGCCTGACTCAATAGTGCATCTGCATAGTCCCAGTCTTGGTGTCCGAGAACATTAACTTTATGACCTATAGCCATCAGTTTTTGGGCGAATAATTGACCCATCCTGCCACGTCCACCAATAATAGTTACTTGTCGAGATTTGACGTTGTTTCCTGATGCAAACTCTACGTCGAGTGAGGATTGAATAGACATTTTTTCAGTCTCCAAATTTTACACATCAACAATTGATTCTTTGGGACTCAATTCAGGTAATGCTGATAAATTATTATTTGCTATAACATCTGTGAATAATTGTTCATAGCTATTTAAAGCTTGCTCAAAAGCATAGTTTTCTATCGCAAACTTTCTACCCTGATGACCTAATTGTGTAGCTAAATCAGGATTTTGATATAACTTGAGTACCGCATCAGCTAAAGCCTTGGCTGACTCTGGCGCAACAACGATACCGCCGCCACTTTTGCGGATGGCTTTAGCCGCAGTACCATTTGCGGGAACTGAACCAATAATTGGGCGATCGCTTGCCATCAGCAATGGTATTTTAGAAGGCATATTAAAGGAAACTACATTGCTTTTCTGCACAACTAAACCCACATCAGCAGCCGCTAACATTTCGGGTAGTTTCTCTCTTGGTTGCAGTGGTAGTAGCAACACATTATCAGCACCACAAGTCAGACAATATTTTTGTAGTCTTTCTAAAGATTGAGACTCACCTGCAATCACAAAAGCAATTTCTGGAATGTGACGTAACCGAGATGCTGCCTTGATTACTGTTTCTAAACCTTGAGTCAGGGCAATATTGCCAGAATAAAGCACTACAAATTTATCATCAAGGTTATGGGATTTTCTCCAAGAGTTATTTTTAGGAACTTCAGAACTAATAAAATTTAAGTTTACCCAATTAGGAATGCAGGTAATTTTATTCTCAGGTACACCCTTATTTACTAAATTATCAACAAAACCCTCGGCAATGACACTAATAGTATGAGCAGTACGATAAGCAAATTTTTCTATAGCTTCCAAAGCTCGAATCATTAATTTATTTTTAATTAAGCCGACACGGATACCAGCTTCGGGTAAGATATCTTGTACATTCAATACGACTGGGCAATTATAAATCCAACCTAATAGACTGGCGGGTAAAGAAACCAAAAGCGGCGGTACTGTCACAAGAATTACATCTGGTTGCCAACCGTTCAAAGCTTGAGGAAGACTGGTTGCAACAAAACTCAACTCCAGCAAAAGCCTATCAATCAAATTAGGATTAGATTTAATCCGTAAATAGCAACGCTGAATAGTGACACCGTTTCTTTCTTCTGTCTGATACCACTTTCCCTGATACTCATCGTATATGCGCCGTTGAGGATAGTTAGGCATCCCAGTAATGACTCGCACTTGATGACCTCGTTTAACCAAACCTTCCGCCAGTTCAGTCATCAAGGGTGCAATGCCAATTGGTTCTGGATAATAATTGTAAGAATAAATGAGAATTTGCATGATTAGTCATTAGTCATTAGTCATTAGTCATTGGTCATTAGTCATTAGTCAATAGTCATTGATGTGAATCTTGAGTATTGACATCCTCAACGGGCAATTTACAGATTTTTGGGAAATAAACTACTTATCTTGTGGGGTGGGCATCTTGCTCGCCCAGTGTCTAAGACATCAACTCTTGTTTATCGGCAGTTAAGTTTACCAAGAAATTTGCGATCGCCTTTTAAGTCACAGCAAAAAGTTGCGACAATATCATTGAAAGTGGTAAAAGACTCAAAACCAACAAGCCGTAGGGTAAACCAGCAAAGCCAGCCGCTAAGGTAGTATCTAGAATAATCAGAGATAATACACCAGCCCTAACTGCAATGCGAATTTGTTCTGGGGTAGGTTGAAGCGCAGCTTTGATAAAGGGAATTAAGACGCGGATAGCTAGTAGGGTAAGGAATGGTAACACTGTGATCACTTGATAATCTGTCAGCCATCCTAAACCTAATAACCCAACTATCACCGCAGTAATTAATAATAAGGCGATAATGCCTGTACTCGATTTTCCCCCTTGCACCTCACCGCGACTCAAAGCTGTGATGGCAGCAATGTAAACTATGGGAATTAAACCTAAAAACCAATAATCACCGATCGCAACAGGAACCACACTCACCCCTAGTAACAAATTACCACCCCGGCAAAATCCCATATTGATCGGGCCGAAAATTGGGTGATGCTTGCCAAAAGCATCATACAACAGGGCGGAAGTTGCGATCGCCAAAGCTAACACCCCACTCAACCACGAAACCTGCACCGCCGCCGTCACACCCACAATTAATAGCGAACCCCCCAGTAAACTGGCCCCAGTCTGAGAAGCCCTACCACTAGGAATAGGTCGTTCTGGGCGTTCTTGGGCATCAAGTTCAGCATCAAAGACATCGTTAAAAACGATACCGCCGCCATATAAGCCAGTGGTAGCTAAGAGTAGCCAAAGTAATGGGGTGAGATTGACTTGTACAAAATATCCAGAAGCCGCAAAGCCAGCCATAATATCTGCCCAAGCTGTGATAATGTTGGCAGGTCGTAGTAATTGCAAGTATGCCCAGAAGCGGTAGGAGTTAAAGGTGGCGGTGTTCATGATCTTGGCGTTGCCCATTTGTAGAATAACTTTGCTCCTATTATGGGATGGGCATCTTGCCCGTCCCAGGGCAGGCAGGATGCCCGCCCCACAAGAAAAAATGCAACCTACATCTTTTACTCAATCAGTGCATATTCACGACGCGACTCAACCAGTGGTTGTTGTCCTCGTAGTACAGAGTTGTCGTTGAATTTTTGTCTTTGGTCGATGGGTGGGAGATTAAGCCAGTCGGACTCGTGCATTTGACCGCTTTGGCTGTATGCGGCGAGGGCATTTTGATAACAAACCTTCTGCACATCCGCCTCAGAAATGCCGCGTTCTAGCATGAGTAGGGCGGTTTTGGGAACTGCGAGGGGGTCGCTTACGCCCCAGTCGGCGCTACTATCAACGATAATGCGATCGCTACCATATTCACGGACAATTTCTACCATCCGCGCATTGCCCATTTTGGTATTTGGGTAAATGGTAAATGCTGCCCAAAAGCCCCTATCTAAAACTTCTTTAACAGTTTCTTCATTATTGTGGTCTACAATTACTTGGGATGGTTTTAACCCATGCTCAATGCAGACATCCATACTGCGACTTGTACCTGCTTTTTTATCGCGGTGTGGTGTATGAATCATCACCAACATATCTAATTCTTTCGCTAGGTCTAGTTGCAGGCGGAAGTATTTATCTTCAGCAGGTGTCATATCATCGTAACCAATTTCACCGATAGCTACTACACCCTCCTTACAAGCATACAGAGGTAATAATTCCATTACTTGCTCTGCCAAAGGTTCATTATTAGCTTCTTTGGAATTTAAGCCAATTGTGCAGTAATGTTTAATCCCAAACTGCGAAGCCCGAAACCTTTCCCAACCGACTAAACTACTAAAATAATCTTGAAAAGAACCAACATTAGTACGTGGTTGTCCAAACCAAAAAGCTGGCTCAATTACCGCCACAATTCCCGACTGACGCATCATCTCATAATCATCAGTCGTGCGTGAACTCATGTGAATGTGGGGGTCGATAAACATCATGTCTTTGGTAATAATATTGTTATTCATAGGATGAGGGGTGTAGGGGAATCAACTATGGACTAATGACTAAACCTTTCTACCAAAGGCCAAATTTCACCAGAAACAGAACGTTTAGCGCTGTAGCGTTCGTTGGCATAATCGGTTAACATCCTCGCTAATTCTTCGTTGGCGCGGGAGTCTAAGCCTTGAATTAAATGTAGAGGACTACCCACAAACAACGCTTTCAGTACCATCTGATTCCACGCTAAGGTATCAAGATGTTCGGCTGGGTATGGGTTGCGTAAAGCTACGGCATTGAATACGCCAGTCATGTTGCTGCGTATACCTTCCGCCGCTCTCTTTTGCCAGCGTTCGGGGTAAGGCAATAAAGGTAAAGCTTGATATAGTGTAACTAACTCACCGACATCGGCAGATTTGAATACTTGCTCTAAAGTATAAACGTACTTTTCTGGATGGTATTTTGGCAAAGTTAATATTAATAATGTCCTTGCAGCTTGGTCTATACTCCAATGAGCAGGAAACCAGCCGGGACGCAATTCTGATGCTGTTTTTAGGTCTTGTGCGGTTAGCTGTAGTTGTACTTTACCTATGTATCGGGGAACAGCACTAAAGGCAGTAAAAAATACTCGCGCCTTATCATCATTATTGATTTGTTCTCTTTTTTCTTCCAACCAAGCAACACCTTCTGGACTTGCCTGTTGTATTATCCAATGAAGTAATAATTCACTAATATTATTTAGTTTTAAATCAATGAGAACAGACATAATACTTAACTAAGTTAAATTTATTGGTTCCCTGGCATTGCCAGAGAACACTTGTACAGCCACTAACAGGAAAAATCTTTCAAAAAATTAAGCAAAAAACTATTGATTTATACCAACAGTGAATTTCTGCTGCCGATTTTTTCTTAATTTAACAACACTAGCCCCAACTCCTAGTAAACCTAAACCTAAAATTGAAGCAGGTTCAGGAACTGAAGTTGCTGCATCTTCAATCGCTAGCACTTGCACACGACCTTGGAAGAAGTCGCCCACATAAAGCTTGCCATCTTTATAGCTTGTACCAGCAGTCCAGTTAAATACACCTGGTGTCAAGTCAAGAGGATTACCAAATGGCGGTTGGCCTAGTTGTGGTGGTGGTGCGGCGGCTGGCGTACCGTAAGAGGTAAGGAATTTACCGTTTTTATCAAATACCTGAACGCGGCTGTTGATAGAATCAGCTACATAGATATTCTCAAACTCGTCTACTTCAATCCCAATTGGCTGATTAAACTCGCCATCGCCAGTACCTTGTTTACCAAAGGTCAACAGGGGTGTTCCATCTAGGGAAAGTACCTGAATACGGTTATTGAATTGGTCACTGACATAAATTTTGCCACTGACTGGGGAAATTCTAATCCCGGCTGGGCCTTGGAATTGTCCTGGTGCAGTTCCTGGGCTGCCAATGCTACCAACTAGCACGCCGTCTTTGGTATATTTGTTGATTTTGTCACCGCTAAAATCACCAATATACACAAAGCCTTCTTTGTCGAAGGTAACACCAGATGGGCCAAAGAAGGCTCGACCTGGAATCAGACCGCCAAAAGAACCAAATGAATTTATAAAGTTGCCTTGGGGGTCGTAAACGTTGATGCGGTTGTTAAAAACATCACCAACATATAAGTTGCCAGTCTGAGGGTCAATTTCTAGGGCTGATGGTTCATCGAATTGACCGTCCCCAGTACCGCCTTCCCCAATTGCGCCTAAATACTGACCTTGAGGGCTAAATATTTCAACTTTGTTACCGACGCTAAAATTAGGTGTGCCGTCTGGGTTAAGACCGCGACCGTTGCTAACAAGGATGTTACCAGCACTATTGACGGTGATACCTTGAGGAACGAATAATTGTCCAGGGCCAAAGCCAGGGCTGCCGATTTGACTGTGGTATTTTAAGCTTAAGGCTGAAGCTTCGGCGGATGCTGCTAGTGTGAGAAATCCAGTGCTAGCAACTGCGATCGCAAAATTTTTGACTAATCCCATAAATTTTAAGTCTGAGTTATACTCTTTGCTAGACTAATTTCGTTCCCAGCCCTAGTTGAGGGAAATGGGATTTGCGGCTGTTGCCTCCTGCACAACTATCTATGTGAGGCAACAGCCTATTTTTTGGTAGTGAATTAAACTACCTCTACCTCTTTTTTGACTAATTCTTTAGGCTTGCGCTTCTTCATCATGGAAGCCGCACCCAAAGCAGCCGCAGACAGACCTAATGTTACAGAAGGTTCCGGTACAGTTGCGTTGGGATCGATAGCGATGATTTGACCAGTACCTGCAAGTCTAGCGCGGTTGGAAATGTATAGTTTGCCATCGAGACCATAGGTAATACCAGAAGCAGCCTCTAGTCCATTACCGTTCCAAATAGTGCTACGAGTACCATCGGTAGCAATTTTGATTAACGAGCCACTGATGTCACCAGTGATAATACCGCCCTGTTGGATTTCCTTCCATTCGGAAGTATTGATGTGTTGCAAGACATACAAGTTACCTTCTGGGTCGTAGGCTGCACCTGTCAACTGAGTAAAGCCATCAGCAATAACTTGAGTATCTAAAGTCAAGGGATCAACTTTGAAGACACGTGCTTCACCTTCTGGATAAGGGAAATAAGTATATTCTGTAACTGTCAAGCTACCATCTGGAGCAACTACAATACCTGTAGGTACAGACTGTTGTGTAACTGGTAATCCAGTCGGATCAATATCTGGCCCTAAGTCTGGGTATTCGAGCTTATCTCTATCTATGGGTTTGAGGGGGAAGGCATTGACGTTCTTGATACCACTACCATCAAGACCTACAGAATAGATTGTGTTGCCGCCCCCATCAACTACATAAGCAATATCATCTTTGATTGTGAAAGCGTAGGGGTTGGAAATTACATCAGTACCATCAGGGTTATTGGCGTTTTCGTAAGCGGCAAAATCTGCAATAGATATTAAATCACCAGTTACTAAGTCGATTTTGTATAATCTTCCCAGGTCGGGGGATTGTAAGACTGTATCGCGGTTACTGGGATCACCAGCCAGACCAGTCAACAGGTAAGCGTTGCCTTGAGAGTCAAATTTAATATCCGCAGGGCCTGCTGCTTGTTCTCCAGAAGGGGATAAAGCTAGAGAGGTGAGGCTAGATAAAATAGTTGTCTTTGTACCATCTTTAGTAATTTTGCTCACAGCACCATTTTGTCCAGCACACAAAGGAATGAAGCCAGCGCTGGGTGATGGAATACATCTACCATCTGCTCCATCACCACCCCGACCACTTTCTGTAAAATACAGAGTACCGTCAGCACCGAAGGCAATATTTCTGGGGTTATCCAAGCCATCAGCAATTACAGAAAAGCTGGCCGCTTGAGCAGCTTTGGGCATGGAGACAAAAGCAATAGAAAGACCAATAAGGGTTAAGGCAAATGGCTTGAGTTTCATTTGTCGCAAGGTTTAGATATTAATGAGGTTGAAAAATTTTGGATTAGTCATATGTCCCTCATCAGGACAAATGACTGGTATGGAGTTGCCAAGGTGAAGTTTTGGCGCGGTTTCTATTGCGTTTTTGATGACGCAACGAACCAAGACTAAAAACACTAAACGCTACTAAGCCAGCAACAGCAGTAGGTTCAGGTACAGACTGGGAAATTTCTACTCTGATGATTTGGCCTTGTCCTGGGCGATCGCTAAGATTGGATATATAAATCGCACCATCAGCACCAATAGTCAAAGCGTTGGGTGATTGTAGTCCATTACCACTGAGGATGGTTTTGCGAGTGCCATCAGCAGCTATTTTGATTAATGAACCATCAAAGTTACCCTTCCACGCCGACTGGTTGGCATACTGCAAGGCATACAAATTACCAGCACTATCAAATTCCAAGTCTGTCAAATGGGTAAAGCCATCTGCATAAACTGTTGTCGTCCCATCAGTAGCAACTCGGAAGATTTTGGCTTTATCTTCAGGGAAGGGAAAGCCAGTAAATTGACTAACGTAGTAAGCTCCATCAGGGCCTTTGACGACACTTGAAGGTACTATTTGTACAGGCAACTGGGATGGCGGTTGTTCTGTAGGATCTGGTACTTGTCCGGGTTCGGTAGGTGGTTCGCCGGACGGTGGGAAGACAGGGTTAGTCAATATTTCTTGGGGAAATACAGCCAGCGCTTGCAAGCCAGAGCCATCAGTTCCTACACTCAGCAAGTCGTTAGCGCCAGCATCGACCGCAAGTAGGCGATCGCCATCTATAAACAGTCCCAAGGGATTACTATTTATATCGCTACCATCTGGGTTATTCACCAACTCGTAATTAGATAAGTCAGCAACACTTGTCCAAGAGTTGGTAGCAAAATCGGGAGCGATGATTTTGCCTAAGTCAACGTTACCAAGATTACTGCGGAAGCTCGGGTTAGCCCCATATCCCAGCAAAATATAAGGTTTACCACTAGCATCAAATTGGATGTCTCGCGCTCCACCAGCGTTAGTACCATCAGCTAGCGCTAGAGAAGGTAGTCCTGTGAGTGCTGTCTGAGTCTGACCATTTTGAATTTTCAAAACTCGACCCGTTGCACCATAACACAAAGAACCTTGACCAGTTACGGAGGGAATGCAAGCTCCATTACCTCCGTTTCCGGCTTCGGTCACATACAATCCACCATCAAGGCCAAAGCTTAATCCTCTGGCATTATTCAGACCGTCGGCTACTACTGAAAATGATGCAGCTTCCGCAGTTTTTATGCCTGAAAGAGTGGCAACACAAAGAGTAAATAAGGTGAGCGTTAGTTGTTTGAGTTTCGTGTGTTGCATGGTCTAAGATTTTTAAACGCAGAGGAATAGGGAGAAAAACTATGGACTGTTGACTATGGACTAATGACTACCAACTAATTCTTGTTGTTGAAGTTTGTGTACTGGTACATAGCTCATACCCCGGTCAAAGGATTTGAGGTTGCCAGCTTTGGCTTCTAGGAAGCGTTTGATGTTCATACTCTCAGCGCCAAAGTCTTCTATCTGGAGTTTGCCGTGAGTGAATTGGCCTTCATTTTTCCAGAAGGTGATGCGATGGAGAATGAAACCAGTAGCTTCTGGGTCAGCGAAGGAATAAGCGGCGGGGATGAGTAAGGCTACAGAACGTTGATAGAAGTTGTGTTCTGGATAGAAGTATTCTTCTTCTAATAGGTAATACTTACTGAGGCTATGGACACGTATGGAAATAGTAACTTTTTGGTCGTACTCGTCCAAGAAGTCTCCAGACTGACCACTCAGTTCTCCTACAGGTCTGACTAAATGCGCCCATTCATCAATATTTTTGACTTCTTTTAAATATTCAACTCCCAGTTCTACAGGAGCATCTACATAGATGGTATCGGTATCAATAAAGTAGCGTCCTTTGGCTGCTGTTGTCAAACCCTCTCTACGTTCTAAGTTAGCTTTGAGAGAACGACACTCAGAGGTATGCACGGTGTGAATACCCTGCATAATCATTTGTGTTTGCCGACCAGGATCAACAAAGCTTAACCAATGGAAGTACACACCTTTTTCATCTGTTCCCGGTTCTATATAGTCTGGGGGGAACAGTAGTACGGGATAAACTTGGAAATATTGATTGTACTCTAACCCGCAATGCCACTCGATACCATAAAATAGCGGGCTTTCGAGTTTTTTAACGTGATAATATAAATTTCTATGATAACCGGATGCAGTTCCTATCCAAGTATCTTCATCAATCTGTTCCTGCATCCGACTAAATAATGTCCAATCATCTAAGTTTTTCAAACTGCAAAGATACTGGAATGCTGTTTCTGCTGATGTGGCAATATAAGCGGATGTCGCAAATGTATTTTTTTCCACTGTTCGCTCCTCAAATTAATAGTTATTAGCTCAGTTTTACGCA harbors:
- a CDS encoding DsbA family oxidoreductase — encoded protein: MLIDIFHDTVCPWCRIGKKHLFDALSQWQKETVNIRWHPFLLDDNVPVSGYDFRSFMQERKGIQPEALQNLFNETQRIGAASGVKLDFDKITLAVNTKRSHQLIAVAPDNIKNQVVEAIYKAYFEDGLNISDIDVLVEIGKTYHMDVRELGNQLNNHNFFDSILAESTFSRLKGINSVPFFIINNKVQVKGSGSVELFIQALNRAVLVEATI
- the tyrA gene encoding bifunctional chorismate mutase/prephenate dehydrogenase — encoded protein: MSIQSSLDVEFASGNNVKSRQVTIIGGRGRMGQLFAQKLMAIGHKVNVLGHQDWDYADALLSQAELVIVSVPIEHTVAVIERAAKHLSSTTALCDITSIKIQPTQAMLAHHQGPVMGLHPMFGPSVQSFSGQKIVVCSGRGDDSFQWLLDFMQNQGGELITCTPEEHDQMMVFVQATQHFYRLSLGVFLAQANIDLQRSLLMSSPSYRQEIEILKRLFKQNPNLCVDIILATEERCQAINELAETYQRLAKLVEQKDREGLIKEFEDNKDFFQQEDNALVPVTYTVKENQNTEFNRFH
- a CDS encoding glycosyltransferase family 4 protein, whose product is MQILIYSYNYYPEPIGIAPLMTELAEGLVKRGHQVRVITGMPNYPQRRIYDEYQGKWYQTEERNGVTIQRCYLRIKSNPNLIDRLLLELSFVATSLPQALNGWQPDVILVTVPPLLVSLPASLLGWIYNCPVVLNVQDILPEAGIRVGLIKNKLMIRALEAIEKFAYRTAHTISVIAEGFVDNLVNKGVPENKITCIPNWVNLNFISSEVPKNNSWRKSHNLDDKFVVLYSGNIALTQGLETVIKAASRLRHIPEIAFVIAGESQSLERLQKYCLTCGADNVLLLPLQPREKLPEMLAAADVGLVVQKSNVVSFNMPSKIPLLMASDRPIIGSVPANGTAAKAIRKSGGGIVVAPESAKALADAVLKLYQNPDLATQLGHQGRKFAIENYAFEQALNSYEQLFTDVIANNNLSALPELSPKESIVDV
- the eboC gene encoding UbiA-like protein EboC (EboC, a homolog the polyprenyltransferase UbiA, belongs to system of proteins involved in the trafficking of precursor metabolites to an extracytoplasmic compartment so that the biosynthesis of certain natural products, such as scytonemin, can be completed.); the protein is MNTATFNSYRFWAYLQLLRPANIITAWADIMAGFAASGYFVQVNLTPLLWLLLATTGLYGGGIVFNDVFDAELDAQERPERPIPSGRASQTGASLLGGSLLIVGVTAAVQVSWLSGVLALAIATSALLYDAFGKHHPIFGPINMGFCRGGNLLLGVSVVPVAIGDYWFLGLIPIVYIAAITALSRGEVQGGKSSTGIIALLLITAVIVGLLGLGWLTDYQVITVLPFLTLLAIRVLIPFIKAALQPTPEQIRIAVRAGVLSLIILDTTLAAGFAGLPYGLLVLSLLPLSMILSQLFAVT
- a CDS encoding TatD family hydrolase; the protein is MNNNIITKDMMFIDPHIHMSSRTTDDYEMMRQSGIVAVIEPAFWFGQPRTNVGSFQDYFSSLVGWERFRASQFGIKHYCTIGLNSKEANNEPLAEQVMELLPLYACKEGVVAIGEIGYDDMTPAEDKYFRLQLDLAKELDMLVMIHTPHRDKKAGTSRSMDVCIEHGLKPSQVIVDHNNEETVKEVLDRGFWAAFTIYPNTKMGNARMVEIVREYGSDRIIVDSSADWGVSDPLAVPKTALLMLERGISEADVQKVCYQNALAAYSQSGQMHESDWLNLPPIDQRQKFNDNSVLRGQQPLVESRREYALIE
- a CDS encoding EboA family metabolite traffic protein, producing the protein MSVLIDLKLNNISELLLHWIIQQASPEGVAWLEEKREQINNDDKARVFFTAFSAVPRYIGKVQLQLTAQDLKTASELRPGWFPAHWSIDQAARTLLILTLPKYHPEKYVYTLEQVFKSADVGELVTLYQALPLLPYPERWQKRAAEGIRSNMTGVFNAVALRNPYPAEHLDTLAWNQMVLKALFVGSPLHLIQGLDSRANEELARMLTDYANERYSAKRSVSGEIWPLVERFSH
- the scyF gene encoding scytonemin biosynthesis PEP-CTERM protein ScyF (ScyF is a conserved protein in biosynthesis systems for the scytonemin, a Trp-derived cyanobacterial natural sunscreen, although it is not absolutely required.), whose amino-acid sequence is MGLVKNFAIAVASTGFLTLAASAEASALSLKYHSQIGSPGFGPGQLFVPQGITVNSAGNILVSNGRGLNPDGTPNFSVGNKVEIFSPQGQYLGAIGEGGTGDGQFDEPSALEIDPQTGNLYVGDVFNNRINVYDPQGNFINSFGSFGGLIPGRAFFGPSGVTFDKEGFVYIGDFSGDKINKYTKDGVLVGSIGSPGTAPGQFQGPAGIRISPVSGKIYVSDQFNNRIQVLSLDGTPLLTFGKQGTGDGEFNQPIGIEVDEFENIYVADSINSRVQVFDKNGKFLTSYGTPAAAPPPQLGQPPFGNPLDLTPGVFNWTAGTSYKDGKLYVGDFFQGRVQVLAIEDAATSVPEPASILGLGLLGVGASVVKLRKNRQQKFTVGINQ
- a CDS encoding ScyD/ScyE family protein, giving the protein MKLKPFALTLIGLSIAFVSMPKAAQAASFSVIADGLDNPRNIAFGADGTLYFTESGRGGDGADGRCIPSPSAGFIPLCAGQNGAVSKITKDGTKTTILSSLTSLALSPSGEQAAGPADIKFDSQGNAYLLTGLAGDPSNRDTVLQSPDLGRLYKIDLVTGDLISIADFAAYENANNPDGTDVISNPYAFTIKDDIAYVVDGGGNTIYSVGLDGSGIKNVNAFPLKPIDRDKLEYPDLGPDIDPTGLPVTQQSVPTGIVVAPDGSLTVTEYTYFPYPEGEARVFKVDPLTLDTQVIADGFTQLTGAAYDPEGNLYVLQHINTSEWKEIQQGGIITGDISGSLIKIATDGTRSTIWNGNGLEAASGITYGLDGKLYISNRARLAGTGQIIAIDPNATVPEPSVTLGLSAAALGAASMMKKRKPKELVKKEVEVV
- a CDS encoding ScyD/ScyE family protein gives rise to the protein MQHTKLKQLTLTLFTLCVATLSGIKTAEAASFSVVADGLNNARGLSFGLDGGLYVTEAGNGGNGACIPSVTGQGSLCYGATGRVLKIQNGQTQTALTGLPSLALADGTNAGGARDIQFDASGKPYILLGYGANPSFRSNLGNVDLGKIIAPDFATNSWTSVADLSNYELVNNPDGSDINSNPLGLFIDGDRLLAVDAGANDLLSVGTDGSGLQALAVFPQEILTNPVFPPSGEPPTEPGQVPDPTEQPPSQLPVQIVPSSVVKGPDGAYYVSQFTGFPFPEDKAKIFRVATDGTTTVYADGFTHLTDLEFDSAGNLYALQYANQSAWKGNFDGSLIKIAADGTRKTILSGNGLQSPNALTIGADGAIYISNLSDRPGQGQIIRVEISQSVPEPTAVAGLVAFSVFSLGSLRHQKRNRNRAKTSPWQLHTSHLS
- the scyC gene encoding scytonemin biosynthesis cyclase/decarboxylase ScyC (ScyC, an enzyme in the biosynthesis pathway for the cyanobacterial natural sunscreen scytonemin, performs a cyclization and decarboxylation on the compound ScyA produces.); the protein is MEKNTFATSAYIATSAETAFQYLCSLKNLDDWTLFSRMQEQIDEDTWIGTASGYHRNLYYHVKKLESPLFYGIEWHCGLEYNQYFQVYPVLLFPPDYIEPGTDEKGVYFHWLSFVDPGRQTQMIMQGIHTVHTSECRSLKANLERREGLTTAAKGRYFIDTDTIYVDAPVELGVEYLKEVKNIDEWAHLVRPVGELSGQSGDFLDEYDQKVTISIRVHSLSKYYLLEEEYFYPEHNFYQRSVALLIPAAYSFADPEATGFILHRITFWKNEGQFTHGKLQIEDFGAESMNIKRFLEAKAGNLKSFDRGMSYVPVHKLQQQELVGSH